One window of Marinomonas primoryensis genomic DNA carries:
- the flgG gene encoding flagellar basal-body rod protein FlgG yields MNSALWVSKTGLSAMDKQLNVVANNLANVSTTAFKKDRAVFEDLMYKTVRAPGGLSAQNAELPSGLQLGTGVKVGATQKDFSNGDYNMTDRQLDVAIQGKGFLQVLQPDGTIAYTRDGSLQLNSQGQLSTSGGLVVEPGIQIDPDAIEIMIADDGVVSVRKTGDADAQQVGAINIAGFINPTGLSSAGQNIFTETNASGPPLVGVPGTDSLGTIAQGMLEASNVNSIEELVNMITTQRAYEMNSKVIASADGMMSFAIQQL; encoded by the coding sequence ATGAATTCAGCATTATGGGTAAGTAAAACCGGTTTAAGTGCAATGGATAAGCAATTAAACGTGGTAGCCAACAACTTGGCGAACGTTTCAACGACCGCTTTTAAGAAAGATAGAGCAGTATTTGAAGATCTAATGTACAAAACAGTCCGTGCGCCAGGTGGTTTAAGTGCGCAAAATGCGGAGTTGCCATCAGGTTTGCAGTTAGGTACTGGTGTAAAGGTTGGGGCAACGCAAAAAGACTTTTCCAATGGTGATTACAATATGACGGATAGGCAGCTTGATGTTGCTATTCAAGGCAAAGGTTTCTTACAGGTATTACAGCCGGATGGTACTATTGCTTATACAAGAGATGGCAGCCTACAGCTTAATAGTCAGGGGCAACTTTCTACGTCAGGTGGTTTAGTGGTTGAGCCCGGTATTCAGATTGATCCTGATGCCATTGAAATCATGATTGCAGATGATGGCGTAGTATCGGTTCGTAAAACAGGCGATGCGGATGCTCAGCAAGTTGGCGCTATTAATATCGCAGGCTTTATTAATCCAACGGGGTTGAGTTCAGCAGGACAAAATATTTTTACTGAAACGAATGCTAGTGGACCACCATTAGTTGGTGTTCCAGGAACAGATTCACTTGGGACTATTGCCCAAGGTATGTTGGAAGCTTCTAATGTGAATTCGATTGAAGAGCTTGTCAATATGATTACGACTCAAAGAGCGTATGAAATGAACTCTAAAGTGATCGCTTCTGCAGATGGTATGATGAGTTTTGCAATACAGCAGCTATAG
- a CDS encoding flagellar basal body L-ring protein FlgH: protein MMKIKYAFLIFLSACLSGCLSWDVNQQAVANAAAAGAAAAVTDAVIDAVVDNNEETPEEPIPEEPRKGYVPDPNDPLNGPKIGQSIQSDDPYYTPVYPNGMNPSQAPTGGIYQTSMGDVFFGDQKASKVGDILTINLNETTTSTKANAATVSKSSSATIENPTVLGQEMRVDTTLPQQGTDFSGNASANQNNSLNGTISVTVFRVYPNGLLAVRGEKWLRLNQGDEYIRFSGVVRKQDISPDNTVESERVADARITYSGTGDVAAGSEQGWVSRLLNSSDMPY from the coding sequence ATGATGAAGATTAAATACGCGTTTTTGATTTTTTTGAGTGCTTGTTTGTCTGGTTGTCTTTCTTGGGATGTCAACCAACAAGCGGTTGCAAATGCAGCAGCAGCAGGCGCTGCTGCTGCGGTAACGGATGCCGTTATCGATGCCGTGGTAGACAACAATGAGGAAACGCCAGAGGAACCTATACCAGAAGAGCCGCGTAAAGGTTATGTTCCTGATCCCAATGATCCATTAAATGGACCGAAAATCGGTCAATCTATACAGTCTGATGACCCTTACTATACGCCTGTCTATCCTAATGGTATGAATCCTTCTCAGGCTCCAACAGGAGGTATTTACCAGACAAGTATGGGGGATGTGTTTTTTGGCGATCAAAAAGCCAGTAAAGTGGGCGATATACTAACCATTAATTTGAATGAAACGACGACATCAACGAAAGCCAATGCCGCTACTGTCTCAAAGTCTTCTTCAGCTACGATCGAGAACCCAACGGTACTGGGTCAGGAAATGAGGGTAGACACAACGCTTCCGCAACAAGGTACGGATTTTTCAGGTAACGCATCGGCGAACCAGAATAACAGTTTGAACGGTACAATTTCTGTTACTGTGTTCAGGGTATACCCGAATGGTCTTTTGGCGGTACGCGGTGAAAAATGGTTGCGCTTGAACCAAGGTGATGAATACATTCGCTTTTCAGGTGTCGTACGAAAACAGGACATTTCTCCAGATAATACCGTTGAATCTGAGCGTGTTGCGGATGCGAGAATTACCTATTCTGGTACCGGCGATGTGGCTGCAGGAAGTGAGCAAGGTTGGGTGAGTCGTTTGCTTAACTCTAGTGATATGCCTTATTAA
- a CDS encoding flagellar basal body P-ring protein FlgI gives MKHVALIVLYLLSFSVQAERLKDIASVQGVRENQLFGYGLVIGLNGTGDSTAFTSQSFSSMLSRFGVTLPEGVNATSKNVAAVSLTATLPAFSKPGQKIDVTASSIGNASALRGGTLLLSTLKGADGAVYAIAQGNLIVGGLGTNGADGSRTSVNVPTVGRIPNGASVERIVASSFNTGDTLTFNLNRPDFTTAKHVSDKINNLLGPGVATSLDATSIRVSAPRDPSQRVTFLSILENLEVKVAEERARIVVNSRTGTIIIGQHVKVSPAAITHGSLTVTIKEVPPVIGQDGTVTGGETIVSPREGIAIGPNSGHMFVFNPGASLNDIVRAVNQVGAAPGDVMAILEGLKQAGAINADLVVI, from the coding sequence ATGAAGCACGTAGCGCTAATTGTCTTATACTTATTATCTTTTTCTGTTCAGGCTGAGCGTCTGAAGGACATTGCTAGTGTTCAAGGTGTTCGAGAAAACCAATTGTTTGGTTATGGCTTGGTGATTGGCCTTAACGGAACTGGTGATAGTACTGCTTTTACGAGCCAGAGCTTTTCTAGCATGTTGTCACGTTTTGGTGTGACATTGCCGGAAGGTGTGAATGCGACCTCTAAAAACGTCGCCGCTGTCTCTCTTACCGCTACGTTGCCTGCGTTTTCTAAGCCAGGTCAAAAAATTGATGTCACTGCATCCTCGATTGGCAATGCGAGTGCTTTGCGTGGCGGAACCTTGTTGCTGTCTACTTTGAAAGGGGCGGATGGGGCGGTTTATGCTATTGCTCAAGGGAATTTAATTGTTGGTGGTTTAGGAACGAATGGGGCTGATGGTTCACGGACGTCGGTTAATGTACCAACAGTTGGACGTATACCAAATGGTGCAAGTGTAGAGCGTATTGTGGCGAGCAGTTTTAATACCGGAGATACGCTAACCTTCAATCTAAATCGTCCAGATTTTACAACGGCAAAGCATGTTTCAGATAAAATCAATAACCTTCTGGGGCCTGGTGTGGCGACAAGCCTTGATGCGACGTCAATACGGGTCTCTGCACCGAGAGATCCAAGTCAGCGAGTGACTTTTTTATCCATTCTTGAAAATCTTGAAGTGAAGGTGGCTGAAGAGCGTGCGCGTATTGTTGTTAATTCTCGTACGGGAACCATTATTATCGGTCAGCATGTCAAAGTTTCTCCCGCTGCGATTACGCATGGTAGTTTGACGGTGACAATAAAAGAGGTTCCGCCGGTGATTGGGCAAGATGGAACCGTAACCGGAGGGGAGACCATCGTATCGCCTCGTGAAGGTATTGCTATTGGCCCTAACAGCGGCCATATGTTTGTTTTTAATCCGGGTGCGTCATTGAATGATATTGTTCGAGCCGTTAATCAAGTGGGGGCTGCGCCTGGAGATGTCATGGCGATCTTAGAAGGCTTAAAACAAGCTGGTGCCATTAATGCCGACTTAGTAGTGATATAG
- the flgJ gene encoding flagellar assembly peptidoglycan hydrolase FlgJ yields MNSVPPKDDFFADFSSLTALKTKAQKDPESALKDVAQQFESIFINMLLKNMRSTNEAIGSGLFSSAQTKQYQEMMDSQMSQGLAKSGGLGLSEALIRQYQTKQQGLSTPEAKERGDTDFLNQVARQDLVRIQALAHRASTEFIQSVQQETQNSPASKVASLPSALSVVFESPDDFVDNLWPHAQQAADKLGVNPKAILAQAALETGWGKYPIAKEDGAASFNLFGIKADNRWQGDRAVVNTLEFRDGVAKREKAAFRAYDSFSQSFDDYADFLSSSERYKDALQAGDDASMFAASLQKGGYATDPKYSEKIDSILSSKWFQRL; encoded by the coding sequence ATGAACTCAGTTCCACCAAAGGACGATTTTTTTGCAGACTTTTCTTCATTAACCGCGTTAAAGACGAAAGCGCAAAAAGACCCGGAATCCGCTCTAAAAGACGTTGCTCAACAGTTTGAGTCAATCTTTATTAATATGCTTTTGAAGAACATGCGCAGTACGAATGAGGCGATTGGTAGTGGTTTATTCTCCAGTGCTCAAACTAAGCAATATCAAGAAATGATGGATTCCCAAATGTCTCAAGGTTTGGCGAAATCGGGGGGGCTTGGATTGTCTGAAGCGCTTATTCGTCAATATCAAACAAAGCAGCAAGGTCTCAGCACGCCAGAAGCGAAAGAGCGAGGAGATACGGATTTTTTGAATCAAGTGGCTAGACAAGACTTGGTGAGAATTCAAGCATTGGCTCATCGTGCCTCAACTGAATTTATTCAATCGGTTCAACAAGAGACTCAAAATAGCCCTGCTAGTAAAGTCGCTTCTTTGCCTTCGGCACTGTCTGTGGTGTTTGAGTCGCCAGATGATTTTGTTGATAATCTTTGGCCTCATGCTCAACAAGCCGCAGATAAGTTGGGTGTGAACCCTAAGGCAATATTGGCCCAAGCCGCACTAGAAACTGGTTGGGGTAAATACCCGATTGCCAAAGAAGATGGCGCTGCTAGTTTTAATTTATTTGGAATAAAAGCAGATAACCGCTGGCAAGGCGATAGAGCGGTTGTGAATACGTTAGAGTTTCGCGATGGTGTTGCGAAACGGGAGAAAGCCGCGTTTCGTGCTTATGATTCTTTTTCACAAAGCTTTGATGACTATGCTGACTTTCTGTCTTCTAGTGAGCGGTATAAAGATGCCCTTCAGGCCGGAGATGACGCGTCAATGTTTGCCGCTTCGTTGCAAAAAGGTGGCTATGCGACGGACCCTAAGTATTCAGAGAAAATTGACAGCATCCTTTCCAGTAAGTGGTTTCAACGCCTTTAA
- the flgK gene encoding flagellar hook-associated protein FlgK produces the protein MSSNLYSIGLSGLQSSNARINTTGQNTSNVDTEGYSRQRTDTTSSPVGGVVLRDTSRLVDNFVSSQVRSDTSTFSYYDTYHSMISTSDSLLAEDSISLNTYINNSFDALQTVNNDPTSSSLRQLAHSSLSNLVQQYHTLSGVVSDQEGLVDAQLASSLGDLNTITTKISNLNEQILRQEGISISPANELRDKQELLAKDLSKYLDIKAQFNDKGLMTIQLANGQPLVMDQFPTELKVSPNPLHPKKIDLVVSFGDYEVGLKTQGLGGSVGGLIDYRSEFSVYADRTLGQHAIALADAMNTQNKKGLDADGQFGKDLFSLGDINVYSTADNLNKAKEISVRVSAGQSAKITKDTYELNRTDDNLFSIKKINAEGKSTDKAITFDPSLLQKDSNGYFKIDELGLDIRLDGIDKIDKDDVFQFTPTEGAAAKLGLVSKNGEAIALSAPIGVSTGSDNLSDARVSLTSVTNIDPETSAFSSDGSLYPSAPHKIYFTSPSSYVVQNSSGVELAKVENVIEFSNLLEKAGLSNEAGFDVSVSSMPKRGDEFSVGTDNIGQSDNFNGLALADLQNQSLIDGKATLVKSFSGFISYVGSKTAEIEGHADSSEIVMNESIARRDRLSAVSLDEEAVNLLKYQQSYSASAQVVTAARTTFETLLGIMR, from the coding sequence ATGAGCTCAAATTTATATTCAATTGGTTTGTCTGGGCTTCAGTCTAGTAATGCTCGTATTAACACGACAGGGCAAAACACATCCAATGTGGATACTGAAGGCTACAGCCGTCAAAGAACGGATACCACAAGTTCGCCTGTTGGTGGTGTTGTTCTTCGTGATACCTCACGCCTAGTCGATAATTTTGTTAGCTCTCAGGTTCGCTCTGATACTTCAACCTTTTCATATTACGACACTTATCATTCTATGATATCGACATCGGACAGTTTATTGGCTGAAGATAGTATTTCTCTTAATACTTATATCAATAACTCGTTTGATGCCTTGCAAACCGTTAATAATGACCCTACCTCTTCTTCATTAAGGCAGTTGGCTCACTCCAGTCTAAGTAATCTTGTTCAGCAGTATCATACGCTTTCAGGCGTTGTAAGTGATCAAGAAGGCTTGGTAGATGCTCAGCTTGCGTCTTCTTTAGGCGATTTGAATACAATCACAACGAAGATTTCAAATCTGAACGAACAGATTTTGAGACAGGAAGGTATTTCGATTTCTCCTGCAAATGAACTTCGTGATAAGCAAGAATTATTAGCCAAAGATTTGTCTAAATATTTGGATATCAAAGCCCAATTTAATGACAAAGGATTGATGACTATTCAACTGGCGAATGGTCAGCCTCTGGTAATGGATCAATTTCCTACAGAATTAAAAGTGAGTCCAAACCCACTACACCCTAAAAAAATTGATTTGGTTGTTAGCTTTGGCGATTACGAAGTGGGTTTGAAGACGCAGGGGCTTGGTGGAAGTGTTGGAGGGTTGATTGATTACCGGTCTGAATTTAGCGTTTATGCAGATAGGACATTGGGTCAACACGCTATAGCACTGGCAGATGCGATGAACACTCAGAACAAGAAAGGACTTGATGCCGATGGTCAATTCGGAAAAGACTTGTTTTCTTTGGGGGACATAAATGTTTACTCCACAGCGGACAACCTTAATAAAGCGAAAGAAATATCAGTGAGGGTATCAGCGGGTCAATCCGCCAAAATTACAAAAGATACCTATGAACTAAATAGAACAGATGACAATTTATTCTCAATTAAGAAAATTAATGCAGAAGGCAAATCAACAGACAAAGCGATTACCTTTGACCCAAGTCTTTTGCAAAAAGATAGCAATGGCTATTTCAAAATTGATGAGCTTGGTCTTGATATCCGTCTTGATGGTATCGATAAAATAGATAAAGACGATGTTTTTCAATTCACGCCTACTGAGGGGGCCGCTGCAAAATTAGGTTTGGTCTCAAAAAATGGTGAGGCGATTGCTCTAAGCGCGCCAATTGGTGTAAGTACAGGCTCAGATAATTTATCGGATGCAAGAGTTTCTCTTACTTCTGTTACAAATATAGACCCTGAAACATCTGCTTTTTCATCGGATGGCTCTTTATATCCTAGTGCGCCACATAAAATCTATTTTACCTCTCCAAGTTCCTATGTTGTTCAGAATTCGTCTGGTGTTGAATTAGCAAAAGTCGAGAATGTCATAGAATTTAGTAATTTGCTTGAAAAAGCAGGATTATCAAACGAAGCGGGTTTTGATGTGTCAGTTTCCTCTATGCCAAAGCGAGGTGATGAGTTTTCAGTTGGCACGGACAATATAGGTCAATCTGACAACTTTAATGGTCTGGCGTTAGCTGATTTACAAAATCAATCTCTTATTGATGGTAAAGCAACTCTGGTGAAGTCTTTTTCTGGCTTCATATCCTATGTAGGTAGTAAAACCGCAGAGATAGAAGGTCATGCAGACTCAAGTGAAATTGTAATGAACGAAAGCATTGCTCGTCGAGATAGATTATCAGCGGTAAGCCTTGATGAGGAGGCTGTGAATCTTTTGAAGTACCAGCAATCCTATTCTGCTTCTGCTCAAGTGGTAACGGCAGCTCGCACGACGTTCGAGACTTTACTTGGGATTATGAGGTAA
- the flgL gene encoding flagellar hook-associated protein FlgL has product MRVTNNLIYGQANKSMAQSNEKILNIQEKISSQTNIIKPSDDPVGASQILMYGSKNQTLKQYDEAMKMATGNLEYQEVALDSLNDFLDSARTLFIQAQNDINTQVDIEAIAHEVSLITESMADLMNSKSADGNYIFAGTDSQSPAFIIGSDGRYQWAGNEGQKYAQISEDLKIPVTNSGKTLFQDIWTNRTFVSKVVDGDVLLTDKVQNQADFDSFMAKHYDPEDAKSNKYSLVTSYADGGRSSLERAKEQPGADADGYNLFDGTSADYVITNHLGEEVDSGNYKVGKPITFSGMSFILEGEPGASVDITLMKPHKDNVLNEIKDSLATLTNKNATHEDRESAFFSAIYSINNAQQRIGEGRSNIGARLNMIEDRESFSSANQLSNTIAQSREGELDMGAAATELSMKESALNASQKVFSRMSNLSLFNQM; this is encoded by the coding sequence ATGCGAGTAACTAATAACTTAATCTATGGTCAGGCAAATAAGTCTATGGCCCAATCCAATGAAAAAATTCTTAATATTCAAGAAAAAATTTCATCTCAAACAAATATTATAAAACCGAGCGATGACCCTGTCGGTGCTAGCCAAATTTTGATGTATGGCAGTAAGAACCAAACATTAAAGCAATACGATGAAGCCATGAAAATGGCAACGGGCAACTTAGAGTATCAAGAAGTTGCTTTAGACAGTTTGAATGACTTTTTAGATTCTGCCAGAACGCTATTTATTCAGGCACAAAATGATATCAACACTCAAGTCGACATTGAGGCCATTGCCCATGAAGTTTCTTTGATAACAGAGTCCATGGCAGACTTGATGAACTCTAAAAGTGCTGATGGTAACTATATTTTTGCAGGTACAGACTCACAAAGCCCAGCTTTTATTATAGGAAGCGATGGTCGTTACCAATGGGCTGGCAATGAGGGGCAAAAATACGCTCAAATCTCAGAAGATTTGAAGATCCCAGTTACCAATTCAGGTAAAACACTTTTTCAAGATATTTGGACAAATCGAACGTTTGTATCAAAAGTCGTTGATGGCGATGTATTGCTAACAGATAAAGTACAAAATCAGGCTGATTTTGATTCGTTTATGGCGAAGCATTATGATCCTGAGGATGCCAAATCTAATAAATACAGCCTTGTTACGTCATACGCTGACGGAGGTCGCTCATCTTTAGAGCGTGCAAAAGAACAGCCTGGAGCGGATGCTGACGGCTACAATTTGTTTGACGGAACGTCGGCCGACTATGTTATTACAAATCATTTGGGTGAAGAGGTTGATTCTGGTAATTATAAAGTAGGTAAGCCAATTACATTCTCTGGAATGTCCTTTATTCTAGAGGGTGAGCCTGGAGCATCTGTTGATATTACTCTTATGAAGCCTCATAAAGACAATGTGCTTAATGAAATAAAAGACTCGTTGGCTACTTTAACAAATAAAAATGCCACACATGAAGATCGAGAGTCTGCTTTTTTTAGTGCTATATACAGCATTAATAATGCTCAACAGCGGATTGGTGAAGGCCGATCTAATATTGGTGCAAGGCTTAACATGATTGAAGACAGAGAAAGTTTTAGTTCTGCAAACCAGTTGTCTAATACGATTGCTCAAAGTCGAGAAGGTGAGTTAGATATGGGGGCAGCGGCAACAGAGTTATCTATGAAGGAGTCGGCACTGAATGCTTCGCAAAAAGTATTTTCGCGCATGAGTAATTTATCCCTATTTAATCAAATGTAA
- a CDS encoding HD-GYP domain-containing protein yields the protein MSAFKMESCFGADINVGYFDMEEILGILEIKEKVLGSKRVQSLIRTHGRKDRIVGVAMRQVAFDELRLTLDSEFLPYDPYFSDDKLLNSRRERLYDAQERFLTLCISIASGRSVRSLKKLNPDLNTKELRSKHGRSQSLFRYFRQELNEQTREYILSYKARMDKSGESGNEAETSSSSSAIEVEQHTPKLTAVQKASNASKCIPTSFDVETATALKLFQDGYSLLSTQVERFKRGEQLEMLELVKFCRRLIESHTRNNFSLMAIRHIKDSSIYLEQHAMGMAVLGIHFAKAMKLSGAYVETISLGALLFDLGRFRLPMAMVTKTTKMTSGEFDLFRKHIQFGEQILHKCEGVPKAVYQMLSDHHEKIDGSGYPVGKQDQEISVYGKIAAIIDAYDAMTSEQPHKPSMGPIKAYQQMQKESGLAFDKQLLDVFLKSIGSTPVGSCVSLSNGRVGFVLTLNKSFQPSLVRQVYSTKNKAFIESSDIELNKSANLRTDVVIDGEVDPQSLGLQFINHIS from the coding sequence ATGTCAGCATTTAAAATGGAGTCCTGTTTTGGGGCTGATATCAATGTCGGGTATTTTGATATGGAAGAGATACTCGGTATCTTGGAAATCAAAGAAAAAGTCCTTGGCAGTAAGCGTGTTCAAAGCCTGATAAGAACACATGGTCGAAAAGACCGTATTGTTGGTGTTGCTATGCGACAAGTTGCATTTGATGAACTGCGCTTAACCTTAGACTCTGAATTCCTTCCTTATGATCCATATTTCTCTGACGATAAATTGTTGAACAGCCGACGAGAAAGACTGTATGACGCACAAGAGCGATTCCTCACTTTATGTATATCTATTGCGAGCGGTAGATCTGTACGAAGTCTTAAAAAATTAAATCCTGACTTAAATACTAAAGAGCTACGCAGCAAGCATGGGCGAAGTCAAAGTCTTTTTCGTTATTTCAGGCAGGAGCTAAATGAGCAAACAAGGGAGTATATCCTGAGTTACAAAGCTCGAATGGACAAAAGTGGTGAAAGTGGTAATGAGGCTGAAACAAGCAGCTCTAGCTCTGCTATAGAAGTTGAACAACATACTCCAAAATTAACAGCTGTTCAGAAAGCCTCTAATGCAAGTAAATGTATTCCGACTTCATTTGATGTGGAAACGGCCACTGCACTTAAGTTGTTTCAAGATGGATATTCATTGCTATCTACTCAAGTGGAGCGCTTTAAACGCGGTGAGCAGCTTGAGATGCTAGAGTTGGTGAAGTTTTGTCGTCGGTTGATTGAGTCTCATACACGGAATAATTTTTCATTAATGGCGATACGCCATATAAAAGACTCATCTATTTATTTAGAACAGCATGCCATGGGAATGGCAGTACTTGGAATTCATTTTGCCAAAGCGATGAAATTGTCCGGTGCCTATGTCGAAACGATTTCTCTTGGAGCCCTATTGTTTGATTTAGGACGCTTTCGTTTACCGATGGCAATGGTAACGAAAACAACCAAGATGACATCTGGTGAGTTTGACTTGTTTCGTAAACATATACAGTTTGGAGAGCAGATCCTGCATAAATGTGAGGGTGTTCCGAAAGCGGTTTATCAAATGTTATCCGATCACCATGAAAAGATTGACGGTTCAGGATACCCCGTAGGTAAGCAAGATCAAGAAATCTCTGTTTATGGGAAAATCGCAGCCATTATTGATGCGTATGATGCAATGACGTCGGAGCAGCCTCATAAGCCTTCAATGGGACCGATCAAAGCGTATCAACAAATGCAAAAAGAGTCTGGTTTGGCGTTTGATAAGCAATTATTAGACGTCTTCTTGAAAAGTATTGGTAGTACTCCTGTTGGTTCTTGTGTGTCTTTATCAAATGGTCGGGTAGGGTTTGTGTTGACGCTCAATAAGTCTTTTCAGCCTTCTTTGGTTCGCCAAGTTTACAGTACCAAAAATAAAGCATTTATAGAGTCATCAGACATTGAATTGAACAAATCGGCCAATCTTAGAACGGACGTTGTCATTGACGGAGAGGTTGATCCTCAGTCTTTGGGCCTGCAGTTTATTAACCATATCTCCTAA
- a CDS encoding flagellin, with amino-acid sequence MALYVNTNTSSINAQRQLMNSSKTLDTSYQRLSSGLRINSAADDAAGLQVSNRLTSQVNGLNQAVRNANDGISVAQTAEGALDETTNMLQRMRTLSIQSANGSNSDSDRKALQQEVGALSTEIDRIASDTTFGGRALLDGTYAGVYQVGADANQTISFDLSKGEKQDYAGNGGFTMAGLSSDATYQKELEAYETQKADGKAQDRAIAEANGDEYVDPEIQAKADAEERGEVYVDPNAPKQPDRSKSFGDTSQGFSTPSVTSMANAQSMINIVDSMIEAVGSKRAELGAVQNRLGSSISNLSNISENVSAARSRVRDADFAEETAKLTSSQILQQASSSILAQANQRPQTALSLLG; translated from the coding sequence ATGGCTTTATACGTAAATACAAATACTTCATCTATCAATGCCCAGCGTCAGCTGATGAATTCAAGTAAAACCTTGGATACGTCTTATCAGCGTTTATCTTCTGGTTTGCGTATTAACAGTGCGGCGGATGATGCGGCTGGCTTGCAGGTTTCTAACCGATTGACATCTCAGGTTAATGGTTTGAATCAGGCTGTTCGTAACGCCAATGACGGTATTTCTGTAGCTCAAACTGCAGAAGGCGCGTTGGATGAAACGACAAATATGCTACAACGTATGCGTACGTTGTCTATACAGTCTGCAAACGGATCAAACTCTGATTCAGACCGTAAAGCGCTTCAGCAAGAAGTGGGTGCTTTATCCACAGAGATCGACCGTATCGCTTCCGATACCACCTTTGGTGGTCGTGCTCTGCTCGATGGAACGTATGCTGGTGTTTATCAAGTTGGCGCTGATGCAAATCAAACAATCAGTTTTGATTTGAGTAAAGGTGAGAAGCAGGATTACGCAGGTAACGGTGGCTTCACTATGGCCGGCCTGTCTTCTGATGCGACATATCAAAAAGAGCTAGAAGCTTATGAAACACAAAAAGCGGACGGTAAAGCACAAGATAGAGCAATAGCTGAAGCAAATGGCGATGAATATGTAGACCCAGAAATTCAAGCTAAAGCGGATGCGGAAGAGCGTGGTGAAGTTTATGTTGACCCAAATGCTCCTAAGCAACCAGATCGTAGTAAAAGCTTTGGTGACACCTCTCAAGGTTTTAGTACGCCATCGGTTACGTCAATGGCAAATGCACAGAGCATGATCAATATCGTAGACAGTATGATCGAAGCGGTTGGCTCAAAACGTGCTGAGCTAGGTGCGGTCCAAAACCGTTTGGGTTCAAGTATCAGCAACTTGAGTAATATTTCTGAAAACGTATCGGCTGCACGTTCTCGTGTACGTGATGCAGATTTTGCGGAAGAAACTGCGAAGCTAACAAGTTCTCAAATCCTTCAGCAAGCAAGCTCATCAATCTTGGCTCAAGCCAATCAACGTCCACAAACAGCGTTGTCTCTTTTGGGCTAA
- a CDS encoding flagellar protein FlaG codes for MSINSSDYTKQSIGGITVRQDQRADEHFKTLRQASAKAIQNSADSNKTGNNSNNQGSSRSPDVKPHDIDIANKKMSQLNVHLRFEMTEDRSKNIVKVMDQTTGDVVRQMPTEEFLKMSERIDAIMSQLSDIKGTLVNSEV; via the coding sequence ATGTCAATTAATTCAAGTGATTATACAAAACAGTCTATTGGGGGTATTACAGTCAGACAAGATCAGCGGGCGGATGAACATTTTAAAACATTGCGTCAAGCAAGTGCTAAAGCTATTCAAAATTCAGCCGATAGTAATAAAACAGGCAATAATAGCAACAATCAGGGCTCTTCACGTTCTCCTGATGTCAAACCTCATGATATTGACATTGCTAATAAGAAAATGTCTCAATTAAATGTTCATTTGAGATTTGAAATGACTGAGGATCGAAGTAAAAATATTGTAAAAGTTATGGATCAGACGACAGGAGATGTCGTACGTCAAATGCCGACTGAAGAATTTCTTAAAATGTCTGAAAGAATCGATGCTATTATGAGCCAACTTAGCGATATTAAGGGGACACTGGTAAATAGTGAAGTTTAA